In a single window of the Streptomyces sp. HUAS ZL42 genome:
- the ilvD gene encoding dihydroxy-acid dehydratase, translating to MPELRSRTVTHGRNMAGARALMRASGVPGADIGRKPIIAVANSFTEFVPGHTHLQPVGRIVSEAIKEAGGIPREFNTIAVDDGIAMGHGGMLYSLPSRDLIADSVEYMVEAHCADALVCISNCDKITPGMLNAALRLNIPTVFVSGGPMESGRATLVDGTVRTLDLVDAISDAVNDKISDEDIVRIEENACPTCGSCSGMFTANSMNCLTEAIGLSLPGNGSVLATHTARRALYENAARTVMDITRRYYEQDDDTVLPRSIASFAAFENAMALDIAMGGSTNTILHLLAAAQEAGVPFGLEQIDAVSRRVPCLAKVAPNVAKNRTYYMEDVHRAGGIPALLGELHRAGLLNEDVHSVHSPSLADWLKTWDVRGGSPSPEAVELWHAAPGCVRSAEAFSQSERWEALDEDAENGCIRSVEFAYSKDGGLAVLRGNLAVDGCVVKTAGVDESIWTFEGPAVVCESQEEAVEKILNKQVTHGDVVVIRYEGPKGGPGMQEMLYPTSFLKGRGLGKTCALITDGRFSGGTSGLSIGHASPEAASGGTIALVEDGDRIRIDIPGRSIELLVEETELARREQALNGAYAPKNRDRKVSAALRAYAAMATSADKGAVRDVSKLG from the coding sequence ATGCCCGAGCTGAGGTCCCGCACTGTCACCCACGGCCGCAACATGGCGGGCGCCCGCGCCCTTATGCGCGCCTCCGGTGTACCCGGTGCGGACATCGGCCGCAAGCCGATCATCGCGGTCGCCAACAGCTTCACGGAGTTCGTCCCGGGCCACACCCACCTGCAGCCGGTCGGCCGTATCGTCAGCGAGGCGATCAAGGAGGCCGGGGGTATCCCGCGCGAGTTCAACACGATCGCCGTCGACGACGGCATCGCGATGGGCCACGGCGGCATGCTGTACTCCCTGCCCTCCCGCGACCTGATCGCGGACAGCGTGGAGTACATGGTCGAGGCGCACTGCGCCGACGCCCTCGTCTGCATCTCCAACTGCGACAAGATCACGCCGGGCATGCTCAACGCGGCCCTCCGCCTGAACATCCCCACGGTCTTCGTCTCCGGCGGCCCGATGGAGTCCGGCCGCGCCACGCTGGTCGACGGCACGGTCCGCACGCTCGACCTGGTCGACGCGATCTCCGACGCCGTGAACGACAAGATCTCGGACGAGGACATCGTCCGTATCGAGGAGAACGCCTGTCCGACCTGCGGTTCCTGTTCCGGCATGTTCACCGCCAACTCGATGAACTGCCTCACCGAGGCGATCGGCCTGTCCCTTCCCGGCAACGGCTCGGTCCTGGCCACGCACACGGCCCGCCGCGCGCTGTACGAGAACGCGGCCCGCACGGTCATGGACATCACCCGCCGCTACTACGAGCAGGACGACGACACGGTCCTGCCGCGCTCCATCGCCTCGTTCGCGGCCTTCGAGAACGCGATGGCCCTGGACATCGCGATGGGCGGCTCCACGAACACGATCCTGCACCTGCTGGCCGCCGCCCAGGAGGCGGGCGTGCCCTTCGGCCTGGAGCAGATCGACGCGGTCTCGCGCCGCGTGCCGTGCCTGGCGAAGGTGGCGCCCAACGTGGCGAAGAACCGCACGTACTACATGGAGGACGTGCACCGCGCGGGCGGCATCCCGGCCCTGCTCGGCGAGTTGCACCGCGCCGGCCTGCTCAACGAGGACGTGCACTCGGTCCACAGCCCGTCCCTGGCCGACTGGCTGAAGACGTGGGACGTGCGCGGCGGCTCCCCGTCCCCCGAGGCGGTGGAACTGTGGCACGCGGCCCCCGGCTGCGTCCGCTCCGCCGAGGCCTTCTCCCAGTCCGAGCGCTGGGAGGCCCTAGACGAGGACGCCGAGAACGGCTGCATCCGCTCGGTCGAGTTCGCGTACTCCAAGGACGGCGGTCTCGCCGTCCTCAGGGGCAACCTGGCCGTCGACGGCTGCGTGGTGAAGACGGCCGGCGTCGACGAGTCCATCTGGACCTTCGAGGGCCCGGCGGTCGTCTGCGAGTCGCAGGAAGAGGCCGTCGAGAAGATCCTCAACAAGCAGGTCACGCACGGCGACGTCGTCGTCATCCGCTACGAGGGTCCCAAGGGCGGCCCGGGCATGCAGGAGATGCTCTACCCGACGTCCTTCCTCAAGGGCCGCGGCCTCGGCAAGACCTGCGCCCTGATCACCGACGGCCGCTTCTCCGGCGGCACGTCCGGCCTGTCCATCGGCCACGCCTCGCCCGAGGCGGCGTCCGGCGGCACGATCGCCCTCGTCGAGGACGGCGACCGCATCCGTATCGACATCCCGGGTCGCTCGATCGAGTTGCTCGTCGAGGAGACGGAACTCGCGCGCCGCGAGCAGGCGTTGAACGGTGCGTACGCCCCGAAGAACCGCGACCGCAAGGTGTCGGCCGCGCTGCGCGCCTACGCGGCGATGGCGACGAGCGCCGACAAGGGCGCGGTGCGGGACGTGTCCAAGCTGGGCTGA
- a CDS encoding TetR family transcriptional regulator, translating into MTGVSSRRRGRPPRTESADTRDRILTAAREEFSERGYEKTSVRGIAKAAGVDSALVHHYFGTKEKVFEAAVEVAFAPALKMRDEVLEGPVDDVGERMTRLLFGLWENPVTRTPLLAIVRSAVNNETAAAVFRRLVSAQLLRRIAGEVDAPDAELRVELAAAQLVGIAMLRYVIKVEPLASADMEQVIARVAPVVQGHLTGP; encoded by the coding sequence ATGACCGGCGTGAGCTCCCGCAGACGCGGCAGACCTCCTCGTACGGAATCCGCCGACACCCGCGACCGCATCCTGACCGCGGCCCGCGAGGAGTTCTCCGAGCGGGGGTACGAGAAGACGTCCGTGCGTGGCATCGCCAAGGCCGCCGGCGTGGACTCGGCGCTCGTCCACCACTACTTCGGCACCAAGGAGAAGGTCTTCGAGGCGGCCGTCGAGGTCGCCTTCGCGCCCGCTCTGAAGATGCGGGACGAGGTCCTGGAGGGTCCCGTCGACGACGTCGGCGAGCGCATGACCCGCCTCCTCTTCGGCCTCTGGGAGAACCCGGTGACCCGGACGCCGCTGCTCGCGATCGTCCGCTCGGCGGTGAACAACGAGACCGCGGCCGCCGTCTTCCGCCGGCTCGTCTCGGCGCAGCTGCTCCGCCGCATCGCAGGGGAGGTCGACGCCCCGGACGCCGAGCTGCGCGTGGAGCTCGCGGCCGCGCAGCTCGTGGGCATAGCGATGCTCCGTTACGTGATCAAGGTGGAGCCGCTGGCGTCGGCGGACATGGAGCAGGTCATCGCGCGCGTGGCGCCGGTGGTGCAGGGTCACCTCACCGGACCGTGA
- a CDS encoding sugar phosphate isomerase/epimerase family protein: protein MAEPVVRIPDAKVALSTASVYPESTATAFEIAARLGYDGVEVMVWNDPVSQDIEALRRLSDYHEVPILAVHAPCLLITQRVWSTDPWVKLQRARAAAEKLGATTVVVHPPFRWQRQYSRDFVAGIWRMANETDVRFAVENMYPWRYRDREMLAYAPDWDVTKDDYRHFTIDLSHASTARTDAMHMIDRMGDRLGHVHLADGRGSAKDEHLVPGRGTQPCAELLERLALTGFDGHVVIEVNTRRAMSSAEREADLAEALAFTRLHLASAARVPRR from the coding sequence GTGGCAGAACCAGTGGTGCGCATCCCGGATGCGAAGGTCGCCCTGTCGACGGCCTCGGTCTATCCGGAGTCGACGGCGACGGCCTTCGAGATCGCGGCGCGCCTCGGGTACGACGGGGTCGAGGTCATGGTGTGGAACGACCCGGTCAGCCAGGACATCGAGGCGCTGCGCAGGCTGAGCGACTACCACGAGGTGCCGATCCTCGCCGTGCACGCCCCCTGCCTGCTCATCACGCAGCGCGTGTGGTCCACGGACCCCTGGGTGAAGCTGCAGCGCGCCCGCGCGGCGGCGGAGAAGCTGGGCGCGACCACGGTCGTCGTGCACCCGCCGTTCCGCTGGCAGCGGCAGTACTCGCGGGACTTCGTCGCCGGGATCTGGCGGATGGCGAACGAGACGGACGTACGGTTCGCCGTCGAGAACATGTACCCCTGGCGCTACCGCGACCGCGAGATGCTCGCGTACGCGCCCGACTGGGACGTGACGAAGGACGACTACCGGCACTTCACGATCGACCTCAGCCACGCTTCCACAGCCCGCACGGACGCGATGCACATGATCGACCGCATGGGGGACCGCCTCGGCCACGTCCACCTCGCGGACGGCAGGGGATCGGCGAAGGACGAGCACCTCGTCCCCGGCCGCGGGACCCAGCCCTGTGCGGAGCTGCTGGAACGTCTCGCCCTGACCGGTTTCGACGGCCATGTCGTCATCGAGGTCAACACCCGTCGCGCCATGTCCAGCGCCGAGCGCGAGGCCGACCTGGCGGAGGCCCTGGCGTTCACGCGCCTGCACCTGGCGTCCGCGGCGAGGGTGCCCCGGCGATGA
- a CDS encoding Ppx/GppA family phosphatase → MRLGVLDVGSNTVHLLVVDAHPGARPLPAHSHKAELRLAELLDDSGAVGAEGVDKLIGVVHEALQAAEDKGVEDLLPFATSAVREASNADDVLARVQEETGVELQVLTGAEEARLTFLAARRWFGWSAGKLLVLDIGGGSLEIAYGIDEEPDAAASLPLGAGRLTVGWLPGDPPDPEDIRALRRHVRAQIARTVGEFSRFGPPDHVVATSKTFKQLARIAGAARSAEGLYVQRDLKRESLEAWVPRLAGMTTAQRAELPGVSDGRAGQLLAGALVAEGAMDLFGVETLEICPWALREGVILRRLDHMSTE, encoded by the coding sequence ATGAGACTCGGTGTCCTCGACGTGGGATCGAACACGGTGCATCTGCTGGTGGTGGATGCACACCCAGGCGCGCGCCCGCTGCCCGCGCACTCGCACAAGGCGGAGCTGCGCCTCGCCGAACTTCTCGACGACAGCGGGGCGGTCGGTGCCGAAGGGGTCGACAAACTGATCGGCGTCGTCCACGAGGCCCTCCAGGCCGCCGAGGACAAGGGCGTCGAGGATCTGCTGCCGTTCGCGACCTCGGCGGTGCGGGAGGCCAGCAACGCCGATGACGTCCTCGCGCGCGTGCAGGAGGAAACCGGCGTCGAACTGCAGGTTCTCACCGGCGCGGAGGAGGCGCGGCTCACCTTCCTCGCCGCCCGGCGCTGGTTCGGCTGGTCCGCCGGCAAGCTGCTGGTCCTGGACATCGGCGGCGGCTCCCTGGAGATCGCCTACGGCATCGACGAGGAGCCCGACGCGGCGGCCTCGCTGCCGCTCGGCGCGGGCCGGCTCACGGTCGGCTGGCTGCCCGGGGACCCGCCCGATCCCGAGGACATAAGGGCCCTGCGCCGGCATGTCCGTGCCCAGATCGCCCGCACGGTGGGTGAGTTCAGCCGGTTCGGCCCCCCGGACCACGTCGTGGCCACGTCGAAGACCTTCAAGCAACTCGCCCGGATCGCGGGTGCCGCGCGTTCCGCCGAGGGCCTGTACGTCCAGCGCGATCTCAAGCGGGAGTCCCTGGAGGCGTGGGTGCCCCGGCTGGCGGGCATGACCACCGCCCAGCGCGCGGAACTCCCCGGTGTCTCCGACGGGCGGGCGGGGCAGTTGCTCGCGGGTGCGCTGGTGGCGGAGGGGGCGATGGATCTGTTCGGCGTGGAGACGCTGGAGATCTGTCCCTGGGCGCTGCGGGAGGGCGTGATTCTGCGGAGGCTGGACCACATGTCCACGGAGTGA
- the radA gene encoding DNA repair protein RadA codes for MAARTRTTKDRPSYRCTECGWQTAKWLGRCPECQAWGTIEEYGAAAVRTTTPGRVTTSALPIGQVDGRQATARPTGVPELDRVLGGGLVPGAVVLLAGEPGVGKSTLLLDVAAKSASDEHRTLYVTGEESASQVRLRADRINALDDHLYLAAETDLAAVLGHLDAVKPSLLILDSVQTVASPEIDGAPGGMAQVREVAGALIRASKERGMSTLLVGHVTKDGAIAGPRLLEHLVDVVLHFEGDRHARLRLVRGVKNRYGATDEVGCFELHDEGITGLADPSGLFLTRRDEPVPGTCLTVTLEGRRPLVAEVQALTVDSQIPSPRRTTSGLETSRVSMMLAVLEQRGRISALGKRDIYSATVGGVKLSEPAADLAIALALASAASDTPLPKNLVAIGEVGLAGEVRRVTGVQRRLSEAHRLGFTHALVPGDPGKIPPGMKVLEVADIGDALRVLPRSRRREAPRDEEDRR; via the coding sequence ATGGCTGCGCGCACCAGGACCACCAAGGACCGCCCGTCCTACCGCTGCACTGAATGCGGCTGGCAGACGGCCAAGTGGCTCGGCCGCTGCCCCGAATGCCAGGCATGGGGGACGATCGAGGAGTACGGCGCGGCCGCGGTGCGTACGACGACACCGGGACGCGTCACCACCTCCGCCCTGCCCATCGGCCAGGTCGACGGCCGCCAGGCCACCGCCCGTCCCACCGGCGTGCCCGAGCTGGACCGGGTCCTCGGCGGCGGTCTGGTCCCCGGCGCGGTCGTCCTCCTCGCGGGCGAGCCCGGGGTCGGCAAGTCCACGCTCCTGCTCGACGTGGCGGCCAAGTCGGCGAGCGACGAGCACCGGACGCTGTATGTCACGGGCGAGGAGTCGGCGAGCCAGGTCCGCCTGCGCGCGGACCGCATCAACGCCCTCGACGACCACCTGTATCTCGCCGCCGAGACCGACCTGGCGGCTGTCCTCGGCCACTTGGACGCGGTGAAGCCCTCGCTGCTGATCCTCGACTCCGTGCAGACCGTGGCGTCCCCGGAGATCGACGGCGCGCCCGGAGGCATGGCGCAGGTGCGGGAGGTGGCCGGCGCGCTCATCCGGGCTTCCAAGGAGCGCGGCATGTCCACCCTGCTCGTCGGCCATGTCACGAAGGACGGCGCGATCGCGGGCCCGCGCCTCCTCGAACACCTCGTGGACGTCGTCCTGCACTTCGAGGGCGACCGCCACGCGCGCCTGCGCCTCGTACGCGGCGTCAAGAACCGCTACGGCGCGACGGACGAGGTCGGCTGCTTCGAACTGCACGACGAGGGCATCACGGGACTTGCGGACCCAAGCGGACTTTTCCTGACCCGTCGTGACGAACCGGTCCCGGGCACCTGTCTGACGGTCACCCTGGAAGGCCGCCGCCCGCTGGTCGCCGAAGTGCAGGCACTCACCGTCGACTCGCAGATCCCCTCCCCGCGCCGTACGACCTCCGGCCTGGAGACCTCCCGCGTCTCGATGATGCTCGCGGTGCTGGAGCAGCGGGGCAGGATCAGCGCCCTCGGCAAGCGGGACATCTACTCGGCGACGGTGGGCGGCGTGAAGCTCTCGGAGCCGGCGGCGGACCTGGCGATCGCCCTCGCGCTGGCGAGCGCGGCGAGCGACACCCCCCTGCCCAAGAACCTCGTCGCGATCGGCGAAGTGGGTCTCGCGGGCGAGGTCAGACGGGTCACGGGCGTCCAGCGCCGGCTGTCGGAAGCCCACCGCCTGGGCTTCACGCACGCGCTCGTACCGGGCGATCCGGGCAAGATCCCTCCCGGCATGAAGGTCCTGGAAGTCGCCGACATAGGGGACGCCCTGCGGGTCCTGCCGCGCTCCCGTCGCCGAGAGGCCCCACGGGACGAGGAGGACCGCCGGTAG
- the disA gene encoding DNA integrity scanning diadenylate cyclase DisA, with the protein MAANDRAAAPGKSGGSAGSDGLMRASLSAVAPGTALRDGLERVLRGNTGGLIVLGSDKTVETMCTGGFVLDVEFTATRLRELCKLDGGIVLSSDLSKILRAGVQFVPDATIPTEETGTRHRTADRVSKQVGFPVVSVSQSMRLIALYVDGQRRVLEDSAAILSRANQALATLERYKLRLDEVAGTLSALEIEDLVTVRDVSAVAQRLEMVRRIATEIAEYVVELGTDGRLLALQLDELIAGVEPERELVVRDYVPEPTAKRSRTVDEALYELDALTHAELLELSTVARALGYTGSPEALDSAVSPRGFRLLAKVPRLPGAIIDRLVEHFGGLQKLLAASVDDLQTVDGVGEARARSVREGLSRLAESSILERYV; encoded by the coding sequence GTGGCAGCCAACGACCGGGCAGCAGCTCCCGGAAAGTCCGGTGGGAGTGCCGGTTCCGATGGCCTGATGCGCGCCTCGCTGAGCGCCGTGGCTCCCGGCACGGCACTGCGTGACGGCCTCGAGCGGGTTCTGCGCGGCAACACCGGCGGACTCATCGTGCTCGGCTCCGACAAGACCGTGGAGACCATGTGCACGGGCGGTTTCGTCCTGGATGTCGAGTTCACGGCGACCCGGCTGCGCGAGCTGTGCAAGCTCGACGGCGGCATCGTGCTGTCGTCGGACCTGTCGAAGATCCTTCGGGCGGGCGTGCAGTTCGTGCCCGACGCGACGATCCCGACGGAGGAGACGGGCACCCGGCACCGTACGGCGGACCGGGTCAGCAAGCAGGTCGGCTTCCCTGTCGTCTCGGTCTCCCAGTCCATGCGCCTGATCGCCCTGTACGTCGACGGCCAGCGCCGCGTCCTGGAGGACTCGGCGGCGATCCTGTCCCGTGCCAACCAGGCCCTGGCGACCCTGGAGCGCTACAAGCTCCGCCTGGACGAGGTCGCGGGAACGTTGTCAGCGCTGGAGATCGAGGACCTGGTGACGGTCCGGGACGTCTCCGCGGTCGCCCAGCGCCTGGAGATGGTGCGCCGCATCGCCACCGAAATCGCCGAATACGTGGTCGAACTGGGCACGGACGGACGTCTGCTCGCCCTCCAGCTCGACGAGTTGATCGCGGGCGTGGAACCCGAGCGCGAACTGGTGGTGCGGGACTACGTCCCCGAGCCGACGGCCAAGCGCTCCCGCACGGTCGACGAGGCCCTGTACGAGCTCGACGCCCTCACCCACGCCGAGCTCCTCGAACTGTCCACGGTGGCCCGCGCCCTGGGCTACACCGGCTCCCCCGAGGCCCTGGACTCGGCGGTCTCCCCGCGCGGCTTCCGCCTGCTGGCGAAGGTGCCGAGGCTGCCGGGCGCCATCATCGACCGTCTCGTCGAGCACTTCGGCGGACTGCAGAAGCTCCTCGCGGCGAGCGTGGACGACCTCCAGACGGTCGACGGCGTCGGCGAGGCCCGCGCCCGAAGCGTCCGGGAGGGCCTGTCAAGGCTGGCGGAGTCGTCGATCCTGGAACGGTACGTCTAG
- a CDS encoding A/G-specific adenine glycosylase yields MTAPTKPPHSTPADAVSGPPLGEQSSPGEHLHSAVIDWFDENARDLPWRRPEAGAWGVMVSEFMLQQTPVNRVLPVYEQWLARWPRPADLAQEAPGEAVRAWGRLGYPRRALRLHGAAVAIAERHGGDVPAGHAQLLALPGIGEYTAAAVASFAYGQRHAVLDTNVRRVFARAVTGVQYPPNATTAAERKLARALLPEEEGTAARWAAASMELGALVCTARNETCHRCPIAAQCAWRLAGKPEHDGPPRRGQTYAGTDRQVRGKLLAVLREAHAPVPQSVLDRVWHEPVQRARALDGLVADGLVEPLPGALYRLPLS; encoded by the coding sequence ATGACTGCGCCCACGAAGCCCCCGCACAGCACGCCCGCCGACGCCGTCTCCGGCCCGCCCCTCGGAGAGCAGTCGTCCCCCGGAGAACACCTGCACTCCGCCGTCATCGACTGGTTCGACGAGAACGCCCGCGACCTGCCCTGGCGGCGTCCGGAGGCCGGTGCCTGGGGCGTGATGGTCAGCGAGTTCATGCTGCAGCAGACGCCGGTGAACCGCGTCCTTCCCGTCTACGAGCAGTGGCTGGCCCGCTGGCCGCGCCCCGCCGACCTCGCCCAGGAGGCCCCCGGGGAGGCCGTACGCGCCTGGGGCCGGCTCGGCTACCCGCGCCGGGCGCTGCGCCTGCACGGCGCCGCGGTCGCCATAGCGGAACGGCACGGCGGCGACGTGCCGGCCGGTCACGCCCAGCTTCTCGCGCTGCCCGGCATCGGTGAGTACACGGCCGCCGCGGTGGCCTCCTTCGCGTACGGACAGCGGCACGCCGTCCTGGACACCAACGTGCGCCGCGTCTTCGCACGGGCGGTGACCGGCGTGCAGTACCCGCCGAACGCCACGACGGCCGCCGAACGCAAGCTCGCCCGTGCCCTCCTCCCCGAGGAGGAGGGCACCGCCGCCCGCTGGGCCGCCGCCTCCATGGAGCTCGGCGCCCTGGTGTGCACGGCCAGGAACGAGACGTGCCACCGCTGCCCGATCGCGGCGCAGTGCGCCTGGCGGCTCGCCGGCAAGCCGGAACACGACGGCCCGCCGCGTCGCGGCCAGACGTACGCGGGCACGGACCGCCAGGTCCGGGGCAAGCTGCTCGCCGTGCTGCGCGAGGCGCACGCGCCCGTACCGCAGTCCGTCCTGGACCGCGTGTGGCACGAGCCGGTCCAGCGCGCGCGTGCCCTGGACGGCCTCGTCGCCGACGGTCTGGTGGAGCCGCTGCCGGGCGCTCTGTACCGGCTGCCGCTGAGCTGA
- a CDS encoding SigE family RNA polymerase sigma factor, with protein sequence MAQGEVLEFEEYVRTRQDALLRSARRLVPDPVDAQDLLQTALARTYGRWDGIADKRLADAYLRRVMINTRTEWWRARKLEEVPTEQLPDAQVDDSTEQHADRALLMDAMKVLAPKQRSVVVLRHWEQMSTEETAAALGMSAGTVKSTLHRALARLREELEARDLDARALEREERERCAAA encoded by the coding sequence ATGGCGCAGGGCGAGGTGCTCGAATTCGAGGAGTACGTCCGCACCCGGCAGGACGCGCTGCTGCGCAGCGCCCGTCGGCTGGTCCCGGACCCGGTGGACGCCCAGGACCTGCTCCAGACGGCGCTGGCGCGGACGTACGGCCGATGGGACGGCATCGCCGACAAGCGGCTGGCGGACGCCTACCTGCGCCGCGTGATGATCAACACGCGGACCGAGTGGTGGCGGGCCCGCAAGCTGGAGGAGGTGCCGACCGAGCAGCTCCCGGACGCGCAGGTCGACGACTCCACCGAACAGCACGCGGACCGCGCCCTGTTGATGGACGCCATGAAGGTGCTCGCTCCGAAACAGCGCAGCGTCGTCGTGCTGCGACACTGGGAGCAGATGTCCACGGAGGAAACGGCCGCGGCCCTCGGCATGTCGGCCGGAACGGTCAAGAGCACGCTGCACCGGGCGCTCGCCCGGCTCCGCGAGGAGCTGGAGGCCCGCGATCTGGACGCACGCGCGCTGGAGCGTGAGGAGCGGGAGCGTTGCGCGGCGGCCTGA
- the cseB gene encoding two-component system response regulator CseB, whose product MAEQTHVLFVEDDDVIREATQLALERDGFVVTAMPDGLSGLDAFRADRPDIALLDVMVPGLDGVSLCRRIRDESTVPVIMLSARADSIDVVLGLEAGADDYVTKPFDGAVLVARIRAVLRRFGHAGGGDRAEESGSATARGLLTFGDLEVDTEGMEVRKAGEPVALTPTEMRLLLEFSSAPGTVLSRDKLLERVWDYGWGGDTRVVDVHVQRLRTKIGQDRIETVRGFGYKLKA is encoded by the coding sequence ATGGCAGAGCAGACCCACGTCCTTTTCGTCGAGGACGACGACGTCATCCGCGAGGCCACCCAGCTCGCCCTGGAGCGGGACGGCTTCGTGGTCACCGCCATGCCCGACGGACTGTCCGGCCTGGATGCCTTCCGGGCCGACCGCCCCGACATCGCGCTGCTGGACGTCATGGTGCCCGGCCTGGACGGGGTGAGCCTGTGCCGGCGCATCCGGGACGAGTCCACCGTGCCGGTGATCATGCTCTCGGCGCGCGCGGACTCCATCGATGTCGTCCTGGGGTTGGAGGCGGGCGCCGACGACTATGTGACCAAGCCGTTCGACGGCGCCGTCCTGGTCGCCCGGATCCGCGCGGTGCTGCGCCGCTTCGGCCACGCCGGCGGCGGCGACCGGGCGGAGGAGTCCGGCTCCGCGACAGCCCGCGGGCTGCTGACCTTCGGCGACCTGGAGGTCGACACCGAGGGCATGGAGGTGCGCAAGGCCGGGGAGCCGGTAGCACTCACACCGACCGAGATGCGCCTGCTGCTGGAGTTCTCCTCCGCGCCGGGCACGGTACTCTCCCGCGACAAGCTGCTGGAGCGTGTATGGGACTACGGCTGGGGCGGGGACACCCGCGTCGTCGACGTCCATGTGCAGCGGCTGCGCACGAAGATCGGCCAGGACCGGATCGAGACGGTCCGCGGCTTCGGCTACAAGTTGAAGGCCTGA
- the cseC gene encoding two-component system sensor histidine kinase CseC, whose protein sequence is MRGIIRRRVPARVERAGIRTGLRWKLSAAIALVGALVAIALSLVVHNAARVSMLDSSRDLADERIQIAQRNYELSGRLNFPNTSIDDPRLPAALRAKVEEGRRATYVSDRANGVPDIWAAVPLKNGHVMSLHTGFTDRSTDILNDLDQALVIGSIAVVFGGSALGVLIGGQLSRRLRKAAAAANQVARGETDVRVRDAIGGVVRDETDDLARAVDAMADTLQQRLEAERRVTADIAHELRTPVTGLLTAAELLPPGRPTELVLDRAKAMRTLVEDVLEVARLDGASERAELQDIVLGEFVARRVAAKDPDVEVRVVHESEVTTDPRRLERVLFNLLANAARHGKPPIRVTVEGRVIRVRDHGPGFPEDLLAEGPSRFRTGSKDRAGHGHGLGLTIAAGQARVLGARLTFRNVRPAGAPEHIPAEGAVAVLWLPEHAPTNTGSYPMLP, encoded by the coding sequence ATGCGGGGGATCATCCGGCGCAGGGTTCCGGCGCGCGTGGAGCGCGCGGGAATCCGTACGGGCCTGAGGTGGAAACTGAGTGCGGCGATCGCCCTGGTCGGCGCGCTGGTCGCGATCGCGCTGAGCCTGGTCGTGCACAACGCGGCCCGGGTGTCGATGCTGGACAGCTCGCGCGATCTCGCGGACGAGCGCATCCAGATCGCGCAACGCAACTACGAGCTGTCCGGGCGGCTGAACTTCCCCAACACCTCGATCGACGACCCGCGGTTGCCGGCGGCGCTGCGCGCGAAGGTCGAGGAGGGCCGGCGGGCCACCTATGTGTCCGACCGGGCGAACGGCGTGCCGGACATCTGGGCCGCCGTACCGCTCAAGAACGGCCATGTGATGTCCCTGCACACCGGGTTCACCGACCGCAGCACGGACATCCTCAACGACCTCGACCAGGCCCTGGTCATCGGCTCCATCGCGGTCGTCTTCGGCGGCAGCGCGCTCGGGGTGCTGATCGGCGGGCAGCTGTCGCGCCGGCTGCGCAAGGCGGCGGCCGCGGCGAACCAGGTCGCCAGGGGCGAGACCGACGTCCGGGTGCGGGACGCCATCGGCGGTGTCGTACGGGACGAGACCGACGACCTGGCGCGCGCGGTGGACGCGATGGCGGACACTCTGCAGCAGCGCCTGGAGGCGGAGCGCAGGGTCACCGCCGACATCGCGCACGAGCTGCGCACGCCGGTGACCGGACTGCTGACGGCAGCGGAGCTGCTGCCTCCCGGCCGGCCGACGGAACTGGTGCTGGACCGGGCGAAGGCCATGCGCACCCTCGTCGAGGACGTCCTGGAGGTGGCCCGGCTGGACGGCGCCTCCGAGCGGGCCGAGCTGCAGGACATCGTGCTGGGCGAGTTCGTCGCCCGGCGGGTGGCGGCGAAGGACCCGGACGTCGAGGTGCGGGTGGTGCACGAGTCCGAGGTCACCACCGACCCGCGGCGTCTGGAGCGGGTGCTGTTCAACCTGCTGGCCAACGCCGCGCGGCACGGCAAGCCGCCGATCCGGGTCACGGTGGAGGGCCGGGTGATCCGGGTCCGCGACCACGGCCCCGGCTTTCCCGAGGATCTGCTCGCCGAGGGCCCGAGCCGCTTCCGCACGGGCAGCAAGGACCGCGCGGGGCACGGTCACGGCCTCGGCCTGACCATCGCGGCGGGGCAGGCGCGGGTGCTGGGCGCCCGGCTGACCTTCCGCAACGTACGCCCGGCCGGGGCGCCGGAGCACATACCGGCGGAAGGCGCGGTGGCCGTCCTGTGGCTGCCGGAGCACGCGCCGACGAACACGGGCAGTTATCCGATGCTGCCGTAG